The following are encoded together in the Mesotoga sp. Brook.08.105.5.1 genome:
- a CDS encoding DUF4127 family protein — MKTVVVPMDERPPNYQLVSMIADLNGIEIELPKKSLLGRYMKPGECEELIGWMLSREADRFIISVDMLSFGGLIASREEGISAETALERLRSVRELRRRFPDAEIFLSSIVRRASVSVSSAGSKELWTMLNKYLWLSGHGKVEEAETVEDELPRGFISRYRELRLRNHRVNKECLRLVKDGCADLLVLAQEDTFQHGPQERELDILEGVARDFEIEDRVFIHNGADEVLQEMICYRRDQEYPVDVIFDSPETRDKVMDFEDREFGKNVESHMKLLGMRQSSDSTTGILIAGTSTTDSIEALKNLSKRKQRVFILDVFYPNGSNPSFVEAYLGLGLKNVWGYSAWNTASNSLGTLLSLALTSGSCEVEKKALAEFYISRLLDDHLYQGVLRKTLERTIDESGGDVYKVSKSKGLFESFRDDVFVPKAEEFLERFIRGRKLDIYDFSSSKNRISIEKFSLPWDRTFECEIEVKIN, encoded by the coding sequence TTGAAGACAGTAGTTGTTCCAATGGATGAAAGACCCCCAAACTACCAGCTGGTTTCCATGATTGCAGATCTTAATGGTATCGAGATCGAGCTCCCGAAAAAGAGTCTGCTGGGAAGATACATGAAGCCGGGAGAATGCGAGGAATTGATCGGATGGATGCTTTCAAGGGAGGCAGACAGATTCATAATCTCTGTCGATATGCTATCTTTCGGCGGTCTCATAGCCTCAAGGGAGGAGGGAATAAGCGCTGAGACAGCTCTCGAAAGGCTGAGGTCGGTGAGAGAGCTGAGGAGAAGATTCCCGGATGCCGAGATTTTCCTTTCTTCTATTGTCAGGAGAGCGTCGGTCTCAGTTTCATCGGCTGGCTCGAAAGAACTGTGGACTATGCTTAACAAGTATCTGTGGCTCTCGGGCCATGGAAAGGTGGAAGAGGCTGAGACCGTAGAAGATGAACTACCCAGAGGATTTATCAGCAGATATCGTGAACTCCGTTTGAGAAACCACCGGGTGAACAAGGAATGCCTCAGGCTCGTCAAAGACGGCTGTGCAGATCTTCTTGTGCTTGCCCAGGAAGATACCTTCCAGCATGGCCCTCAGGAGAGAGAACTAGACATACTTGAAGGAGTCGCAAGAGACTTTGAAATCGAAGATAGAGTCTTCATTCATAACGGCGCCGATGAAGTACTCCAGGAGATGATTTGTTACAGACGAGACCAGGAATATCCTGTCGATGTCATCTTTGACTCTCCCGAAACAAGGGACAAGGTAATGGATTTCGAGGACCGGGAATTTGGCAAGAACGTAGAATCCCATATGAAGCTTCTAGGGATGAGGCAGTCTTCAGATTCTACAACCGGCATTCTGATCGCCGGGACATCTACAACCGATTCGATTGAGGCTCTGAAAAACCTGAGCAAACGGAAGCAGAGGGTCTTCATACTGGACGTTTTCTATCCAAACGGGTCCAACCCTTCCTTTGTTGAAGCTTATCTGGGGCTGGGGCTGAAAAACGTCTGGGGATACTCTGCCTGGAATACGGCTTCAAACAGCCTGGGGACGCTTCTTTCTCTGGCTTTGACTTCCGGTTCCTGTGAAGTGGAGAAAAAGGCTCTCGCCGAGTTTTATATCTCGCGGCTTCTTGACGACCATCTTTACCAGGGGGTTCTCAGAAAAACTCTGGAGAGAACGATCGATGAATCCGGTGGCGACGTATACAAGGTTAGCAAGTCCAAAGGACTCTTTGAAAGCTTCAGAGACGATGTTTTCGTACCGAAAGCAGAAGAGTTCCTTGAGAGATTCATTCGTGGGAGGAAACTGGACATCTATGATTTCTCCTCTTCAAAGAATCGGATCTCGATTGAGAAGTTCAGTCTTCCATGGGATAGGACATTTGAATGTGAAATAGAAGTCAAGATTAACTGA
- a CDS encoding Gfo/Idh/MocA family oxidoreductase, which yields MKKRVAIVGAGVWGRTHAFLYKEHPEVELVGICDHDIERAKRFAEEFEIPNVFEDHRLMLDRLGFDAVSVVTPDFAHGEIVVDCANAGKDILVEKPIATTREDLIRISEAVKANNIRVMTDLHNRWSPPFAVAKQMLDDGELGTPVSAYFRLNDVLWVATDMLPWSSKSSILWFLGSHSVDTLRWFFGDEVDAVYSVSSSGVLKNLGHDTTDIYQTILTFKNGGIATMENSWITPNTNPCVNDIKFNFTGSKGMVNLDLSNNQMIESFTQKECKHPDVLVNHFVHGKAKGFAYESIRHFIDCLATGDEFLINLDDAINTSLVVLSILESAEKRLPVKVEYFATD from the coding sequence GTGAAGAAAAGAGTAGCTATTGTAGGCGCAGGTGTATGGGGAAGAACGCACGCATTCCTGTATAAAGAGCATCCAGAAGTTGAGCTAGTTGGCATCTGTGATCATGACATAGAAAGAGCAAAGAGATTTGCCGAAGAGTTTGAAATTCCAAATGTATTTGAAGATCATCGCCTTATGCTAGATAGGCTTGGCTTTGATGCCGTATCTGTAGTCACACCGGACTTCGCTCATGGTGAGATAGTTGTCGATTGCGCAAATGCCGGAAAGGATATCCTCGTAGAGAAGCCGATTGCAACAACCAGAGAGGACCTGATCAGGATATCAGAGGCGGTAAAGGCAAACAACATACGGGTAATGACCGATCTTCACAATAGATGGAGTCCTCCCTTTGCAGTCGCCAAACAGATGCTTGATGATGGGGAACTCGGAACCCCGGTAAGCGCCTATTTCAGATTGAATGACGTTCTCTGGGTTGCGACAGATATGCTGCCTTGGTCAAGCAAATCGTCTATTCTATGGTTTCTGGGTAGTCATTCGGTAGACACTTTGAGATGGTTCTTCGGCGATGAGGTAGATGCGGTTTACTCTGTCAGTTCTTCCGGTGTTCTGAAAAATTTGGGGCATGATACAACCGACATTTATCAGACTATCCTAACCTTCAAGAACGGCGGGATAGCAACTATGGAGAACAGCTGGATAACGCCCAACACGAATCCGTGCGTAAACGACATTAAGTTCAACTTCACGGGCAGCAAGGGCATGGTTAATCTTGACCTCAGCAACAACCAGATGATCGAGAGCTTCACTCAGAAAGAGTGCAAACATCCCGATGTACTTGTAAATCATTTCGTTCACGGCAAGGCAAAGGGATTTGCATATGAGAGTATCCGCCATTTCATAGACTGTCTGGCGACTGGGGATGAGTTCCTTATAAATCTCGATGACGCCATCAACACCTCGCTTGTCGTTCTTTCGATCCTCGAGTCTGCCGAGAAGCGTCTCCCGGTGAAGGTGGAATACTTTGCCACAGACTGA
- a CDS encoding GNAT family N-acetyltransferase: protein MEIRRIDSSYKDKIVEIFLMSFEYFEPEESEFFFSDPSLWEYVWGAFDEEKLVAAYISYKYLAKIRTKPFECRYVEAVATLPEYRNKGITKAILLKDIKEAVENGATFIMLDPFKHDFYVRLGFGLGFESLELTFDHSLLSDEIKDDSLKLLSGKLLNNEEMKTLIEEARKVMWETSRYTEALEINACSQEIFHKKDLFGAVATDGKGTPHGMMIYSKKERKEDGDREIQLHRSCRPLFTEEILAES, encoded by the coding sequence ATGGAGATACGAAGAATCGACAGCTCTTATAAAGACAAAATCGTAGAGATCTTCCTTATGTCGTTCGAATACTTCGAACCGGAAGAGAGCGAATTCTTCTTTTCTGATCCCTCGCTATGGGAATATGTATGGGGTGCATTCGATGAGGAAAAGCTAGTGGCCGCATACATAAGCTACAAGTATCTAGCGAAGATCCGCACCAAACCTTTTGAATGCAGGTACGTCGAGGCGGTGGCTACGCTGCCCGAATACCGTAACAAAGGTATAACAAAGGCGATCCTCCTGAAGGACATAAAGGAGGCTGTAGAAAATGGAGCCACTTTCATAATGCTTGATCCCTTCAAACATGACTTTTACGTAAGGCTGGGTTTCGGGCTTGGCTTCGAGAGCCTTGAGTTGACTTTCGATCATTCTCTTCTTTCAGATGAGATAAAAGACGACAGTCTCAAGCTACTTTCCGGCAAGCTTCTAAACAATGAAGAGATGAAAACGTTAATTGAAGAGGCCCGGAAAGTCATGTGGGAAACCTCTCGTTACACCGAGGCGCTGGAAATTAACGCTTGCAGCCAGGAGATATTCCACAAGAAAGATCTCTTCGGAGCCGTTGCCACAGATGGTAAGGGCACACCCCATGGAATGATGATTTATTCCAAGAAAGAAAGAAAGGAAGATGGTGATCGAGAAATTCAACTTCACCGATCTTGCCGGCCTTTATTCACTGAAGAGATTCTTGCTGAATCATAG
- a CDS encoding sterol carrier protein domain-containing protein: MPPDFPIELFFHSRWQAGKELKMIDASSRMVRILDPLQVISRLMDTSVSGSVVLKIHDGLLPENNVKIEIGDGVAKTTEAAEDFEVEISDLVPLLTGRLSPISLWRHGRLRKGSWKNVPWGISEVPEKVCILESIFPKIVTHNAL, translated from the coding sequence ATGCCACCAGATTTTCCAATAGAACTCTTCTTCCATTCGAGATGGCAGGCTGGAAAAGAGCTCAAGATGATAGATGCCTCATCGCGGATGGTTAGAATTCTCGACCCGCTTCAGGTTATCTCAAGACTCATGGATACTTCTGTCTCCGGAAGCGTTGTTCTGAAGATACATGACGGGCTGCTTCCCGAGAACAATGTGAAGATCGAAATCGGAGACGGTGTAGCGAAGACAACGGAAGCCGCAGAGGATTTCGAGGTAGAGATTTCGGATCTTGTCCCTCTCCTGACGGGAAGGCTTTCGCCGATAAGTCTGTGGCGACATGGGAGGCTTCGGAAAGGCTCCTGGAAGAACGTCCCATGGGGAATCTCAGAAGTTCCTGAGAAGGTTTGCATTCTCGAATCGATCTTTCCCAAAATCGTCACTCATAATGCTTTGTAA
- a CDS encoding GrpB family protein — MRAKQVIVDEYSAAWPRLFKEEAGRISASLNELQKTIEHIGSTAVPGLRAKPVIDIMIGVSSLEQADSCVPLIEGTGYLYRSEHEDSMPERRYFERSGSEIDYHVHMVVFESKFWKEHIFFRDYLRENSKAAEQYAALKKELAEKFRDNTETYTNGKAEFIQGILRRQED; from the coding sequence ATGAGAGCAAAGCAAGTAATAGTAGATGAGTACAGTGCTGCTTGGCCTAGACTTTTCAAGGAGGAAGCCGGGCGGATTTCTGCCTCACTAAATGAGCTACAGAAGACGATAGAACATATAGGGAGTACGGCCGTTCCGGGGCTTAGGGCAAAACCGGTTATCGACATAATGATTGGCGTATCTTCACTTGAACAGGCCGACTCCTGCGTACCGCTCATTGAAGGAACGGGCTATCTTTACAGATCCGAGCACGAGGATTCAATGCCGGAGAGAAGATACTTTGAGAGATCCGGCAGCGAGATTGATTATCACGTACACATGGTCGTTTTTGAGAGCAAGTTTTGGAAAGAGCACATCTTCTTCAGGGACTACTTGCGCGAAAACAGCAAGGCTGCGGAACAGTATGCAGCTCTCAAGAAAGAGCTTGCCGAAAAGTTCAGAGACAACACAGAAACCTATACAAATGGCAAGGCTGAGTTCATCCAGGGGATACTAAGACGGCAGGAAGATTGA
- a CDS encoding sialate O-acetylesterase produces MIPGCQINCGPQDWQILQHKEGIASVTLSGSYIPSIEISDRQAVFVRVVCEASSEPLLPWLPATMLEGERWEISFELPVGGLYRIETSLKPDSSGIEYAFRGDAIHHLGVGEVFVITGQSNSAGYGKDPIYDPPEIGVHVLRNKGKWDLASHPLNDSTGTIHPVNMETINPGHSPYLSFARYLKRELNRPIGLIQASLGGSCLSQWNPAESGELYTNLLEITTGCGGDLAGVLWYQGCSDTSDDLSITYGKRFANFVNSLREDLNDPCLAFFTVQLNRFVADQEPWGMSDDNWSRVREAQRKAGRELKGVFVIPAIDIPLSDNIHNSSYGNVMLGERLAKSALKHLFGRDIQADAPDINEAVLTGDKEVRLSFENVSSRLYAFDLKADDLPISIYDEEGKIEIVRYSIRDSMIDLELSRELIGEGVVHNQHGTNPKSLSIIDAVSHLPVLAFYGFKISKEGF; encoded by the coding sequence ATGATACCAGGTTGCCAAATAAACTGTGGACCCCAAGATTGGCAAATTCTTCAACATAAGGAAGGAATAGCTTCTGTAACACTCTCAGGCAGCTACATTCCTTCTATAGAGATCTCCGATCGTCAAGCGGTATTTGTGAGGGTGGTCTGTGAAGCAAGCTCAGAGCCGCTACTGCCATGGCTCCCGGCTACAATGCTTGAAGGCGAAAGATGGGAGATATCTTTCGAGCTCCCCGTGGGGGGACTCTACAGGATAGAGACCTCCCTGAAACCAGATAGTTCTGGTATAGAATACGCTTTCAGGGGTGATGCCATACATCATCTCGGTGTGGGTGAGGTTTTTGTCATTACCGGTCAAAGCAACTCAGCAGGTTATGGCAAAGATCCGATATACGATCCTCCGGAGATCGGAGTTCATGTGCTGAGAAACAAAGGCAAATGGGATCTGGCCTCGCACCCTCTTAACGACTCGACAGGAACGATTCACCCTGTAAACATGGAGACAATAAACCCTGGGCATTCACCTTATCTGAGCTTTGCCAGATATCTTAAGAGAGAATTGAATAGACCAATTGGTCTTATCCAGGCATCTCTCGGAGGCTCCTGTCTCAGTCAATGGAATCCGGCCGAAAGTGGAGAGCTCTATACTAATCTACTTGAGATTACTACGGGATGTGGAGGAGATCTCGCAGGTGTCCTGTGGTATCAGGGATGCTCCGATACTTCTGATGATCTCAGCATCACGTATGGCAAGAGATTTGCGAACTTCGTCAACAGCTTGAGAGAAGATCTCAATGATCCTTGCTTAGCTTTCTTTACGGTACAGCTCAACCGTTTTGTAGCAGATCAGGAACCTTGGGGAATGAGCGATGACAATTGGTCCAGGGTGCGAGAGGCCCAAAGAAAGGCGGGGAGAGAGCTCAAAGGAGTCTTCGTAATTCCAGCAATTGACATACCTCTTTCAGACAATATCCACAACAGTTCTTACGGGAATGTAATGCTCGGAGAAAGACTTGCAAAAAGCGCCCTTAAACATCTCTTCGGAAGAGACATTCAGGCCGATGCACCGGACATCAATGAAGCTGTTCTAACAGGTGACAAAGAAGTACGTCTTTCCTTTGAAAACGTTTCTTCCAGGCTTTATGCCTTTGATCTCAAGGCAGATGATTTACCCATCTCCATTTATGATGAAGAGGGAAAGATTGAAATAGTGAGATATTCAATTAGGGACAGCATGATAGATCTGGAGCTCTCTAGAGAACTCATAGGGGAGGGTGTTGTCCACAATCAGCATGGTACGAATCCAAAGTCTCTTTCGATTATTGACGCAGTTAGTCATCTTCCGGTTTTGGCATTCTACGGATTCAAGATCTCGAAGGAAGGATTCTAG
- a CDS encoding ROK family protein, with product MYNCEGSLEVNSHIILALDVGGTTVKSALCDLHGQLVSGVNITSVDSRGSRAVILKRFSEIVTGLVGQSNKMNLEPVGLAVAFPGPFDYEKGICLIKGVNKYEALYGMDLSGFFRNEVTVTELFPVIFDADSWAFTRGQYLKGAAIGARRIIGITIGTGLGSAFMEEGKIVQNERGIPPYGWIGNLPFGKGILDDRISRRGILARYREISDSLQVDLDVMDLYNLAVKGDTVCMKLFCETGSLLAEALIPFIKIFYPDVIVLGGKISGAYEFIGPALRKELEANLGSINLPKILKAIDPDSSTLSGLALHLAEICFGGGSI from the coding sequence GTGTATAATTGTGAAGGCTCGCTTGAAGTGAATTCACACATCATACTAGCTCTAGATGTCGGAGGGACAACAGTAAAATCCGCTCTCTGTGATTTGCATGGTCAACTGGTCTCAGGCGTTAACATAACCTCCGTTGATTCGAGAGGTTCCAGAGCAGTTATTCTAAAGCGGTTTTCCGAGATCGTAACTGGTTTGGTCGGGCAGTCAAACAAGATGAACCTTGAGCCTGTCGGCCTCGCAGTTGCCTTTCCCGGGCCATTCGATTACGAAAAAGGAATTTGCCTCATAAAAGGTGTTAACAAATACGAGGCGCTTTACGGAATGGATCTATCCGGTTTCTTCCGTAATGAAGTCACCGTAACCGAGTTGTTTCCCGTGATATTCGATGCCGATTCTTGGGCCTTTACTCGTGGCCAGTATCTCAAAGGTGCAGCTATTGGTGCGAGGAGGATCATTGGAATTACAATAGGTACAGGACTGGGTTCAGCTTTTATGGAGGAAGGGAAAATAGTCCAGAATGAAAGAGGAATACCTCCTTACGGCTGGATTGGAAACCTTCCTTTTGGCAAAGGAATACTTGACGACAGAATCTCCCGGAGGGGAATACTTGCAAGGTACCGGGAGATTTCAGACTCGCTTCAGGTAGATCTAGATGTGATGGATCTCTATAACTTGGCCGTCAAGGGCGACACTGTCTGCATGAAGCTATTCTGTGAAACGGGAAGCCTTCTCGCAGAAGCCCTCATACCCTTTATCAAGATCTTCTATCCGGATGTGATTGTTCTTGGAGGCAAGATCTCGGGAGCCTATGAGTTTATTGGTCCAGCTCTGAGGAAAGAGCTTGAAGCGAATTTGGGGAGCATCAACCTGCCGAAAATCTTGAAGGCGATCGATCCCGATAGCTCAACACTGTCAGGATTGGCTCTTCATTTAGCTGAGATATGCTTTGGAGGAGGGAGTATATGA
- a CDS encoding class I mannose-6-phosphate isomerase — MIEMIPSHEQFNPTNVSEKMNAHTIEGLEEILDFLLSERRRPGGTVPVIAIDGFPGNDWREIIQTAKKIVDRKSLTIEVYDFDTCRRNDEELENLLTRYLGQDEVFGRVFRRSIATFFSKEKISTLKREISRGRNSKRQDAILVIGWGCMLSPMRGSYDLKVYFDLTREETMKRYKKTGASFGTQSIGPKRLYYIDFPVSERHRRNLFDSLDYYVDANSEDSKALIAAGDLREISREIASKPFRLKPIYEPGPWGGQWLKRVRHLPEEWPNCAWSYEVIAPEMSILVKNRNTTLELPWNLFFDLAYEKIMGVESGGKFGGEFPIRFDYLDTMNGGDLSVQVHPQTTYIKENFNENYHQGEMYYIVDCKESRRVNLGLRSDASVEEFRAAAESAEKEGIAFDYTNYVHSVPVDKHDILMIPPGTVHGSREGLVVLEISSTTYRYTFKIYDHLRPDLQGVMRPIHIEHAFKVLNRKRRGNWVDRHLKPKPSLVASGNGWAEYLIATSRDFFHEVFRVEIEGKVEFETEGRFHILTLVDGESVILISGENRRKMNYSETVIVPACAGSYTIEAGSGEKCIIVKARLK; from the coding sequence ATGATAGAGATGATTCCTTCTCACGAACAGTTCAACCCGACAAACGTCTCCGAGAAGATGAACGCCCATACCATAGAGGGTCTAGAAGAGATACTGGACTTCCTCTTATCCGAACGGAGAAGGCCGGGTGGAACGGTTCCTGTTATTGCAATCGACGGATTCCCCGGGAACGACTGGAGAGAGATCATACAGACTGCTAAAAAAATCGTTGACCGCAAATCTCTGACCATTGAAGTGTACGATTTCGACACATGTAGGAGAAACGATGAAGAACTTGAAAATCTCTTAACTCGTTATCTTGGTCAGGATGAGGTTTTTGGCAGGGTTTTCAGAAGAAGCATAGCAACGTTCTTCTCAAAAGAAAAGATCTCAACTCTGAAAAGGGAAATCAGTCGAGGGAGGAACTCGAAGCGGCAGGATGCAATACTGGTAATTGGTTGGGGATGTATGCTTAGCCCTATGAGAGGCTCGTATGACCTGAAAGTGTATTTCGACCTCACGAGAGAAGAGACCATGAAGCGTTACAAGAAGACAGGAGCTTCTTTCGGAACCCAGAGTATTGGGCCCAAGAGACTGTACTACATCGATTTTCCCGTCTCGGAAAGGCATAGGAGGAATCTATTCGATTCACTTGACTACTATGTTGATGCAAACTCGGAAGATTCGAAGGCACTAATTGCTGCAGGGGATCTAAGAGAGATTTCCAGGGAAATCGCATCCAAACCTTTCAGATTGAAACCTATCTATGAACCGGGTCCGTGGGGAGGTCAATGGCTCAAGAGGGTACGTCATCTTCCTGAAGAATGGCCAAATTGCGCTTGGAGTTATGAGGTGATTGCGCCGGAGATGTCTATACTCGTGAAGAACCGAAATACTACTCTGGAACTACCGTGGAATCTCTTTTTCGATCTCGCGTATGAAAAAATCATGGGTGTAGAGAGCGGAGGAAAGTTTGGCGGCGAATTTCCGATCAGGTTTGATTATTTAGATACAATGAATGGCGGGGATCTTTCGGTGCAGGTGCATCCGCAGACTACCTACATAAAGGAGAATTTCAATGAGAATTACCACCAGGGAGAGATGTACTATATTGTCGATTGCAAAGAAAGTAGGCGGGTCAATCTCGGTTTGAGAAGCGACGCAAGCGTTGAAGAGTTTAGAGCAGCTGCAGAAAGTGCCGAAAAGGAAGGTATTGCCTTCGACTACACCAACTACGTCCACAGCGTTCCCGTAGACAAGCATGACATACTAATGATACCTCCCGGCACGGTGCATGGGTCTAGAGAAGGACTGGTCGTTCTTGAGATCAGCTCGACCACATACAGGTACACATTCAAGATATACGACCATCTGAGGCCTGACTTACAGGGTGTTATGAGGCCGATTCACATTGAGCACGCCTTCAAAGTTTTGAATAGGAAGCGACGGGGGAACTGGGTAGACAGACATTTGAAACCAAAGCCATCTTTAGTGGCCTCGGGTAATGGTTGGGCCGAATACCTTATCGCGACAAGCAGAGACTTCTTCCATGAGGTCTTTCGGGTTGAAATAGAGGGCAAGGTGGAATTCGAAACCGAAGGTAGATTCCACATATTGACGCTCGTTGACGGAGAGAGTGTGATCCTTATCTCGGGGGAGAACAGGCGGAAGATGAACTACTCCGAGACTGTAATAGTGCCTGCTTGCGCAGGTAGTTACACAATCGAGGCCGGGAGTGGGGAGAAGTGTATAATTGTGAAGGCTCGCTTGAAGTGA
- a CDS encoding ABC transporter substrate-binding protein, giving the protein MKKSLLILFLITLMVAVSFGAAAKVKFWHMYLSGPSKEIMDEIIAEFNETNKGAIEVEDLAISFWDYWDKIRVSMAAKQEPDVFLHDLGNVGMRASTGILLDLKPYLLAAGFDPEEVFFEGPLKMCSYEDGIYALPLETDVRLLFYNKDLFRQAGLDPEKPPTTWEELLYYAEKLNVLDKNGDYEVVGFNPLYGQSYFWMYVWGKGEDFITEDGDIVVNSPGIIQALEEWVALINELGLEKLLSFGANFGWGAADAFIAGKVAMGIQVGNFIADLAMYAPDLDYGIVQIPYPVQNATWSNGFSLELSSRSKNIFAAVEFALYLLSDEVQLKLAEGISSLIGNRRAAYQSDLIEDPQWKMQIEALEFTKFRPFILEAPLWYETLQVATEEAIYGTKTPDRALNDAQKLIEAEIQKYKMTH; this is encoded by the coding sequence GTGAAGAAATCGTTACTGATTCTTTTTTTGATCACGTTGATGGTGGCCGTTAGTTTTGGTGCGGCTGCGAAAGTGAAGTTCTGGCACATGTATCTTTCAGGTCCGTCGAAGGAAATCATGGACGAGATCATAGCCGAGTTCAACGAGACTAACAAGGGAGCTATCGAGGTCGAGGACCTCGCAATTTCCTTCTGGGACTACTGGGACAAGATCAGGGTCTCTATGGCTGCAAAACAAGAGCCTGATGTCTTCCTGCATGATCTGGGTAACGTGGGAATGAGAGCTTCGACGGGCATTCTTCTTGATCTGAAGCCCTATTTGTTGGCAGCTGGCTTTGATCCTGAAGAAGTCTTCTTTGAGGGACCTTTGAAGATGTGTTCCTACGAAGATGGGATCTACGCTCTTCCCCTTGAGACAGACGTTAGGCTGCTTTTCTACAACAAAGACCTATTCAGACAGGCTGGCCTGGATCCCGAGAAACCGCCTACTACCTGGGAGGAGTTACTCTACTACGCCGAGAAACTGAACGTTCTTGACAAGAACGGTGATTACGAGGTTGTTGGGTTCAACCCGCTATACGGTCAATCTTACTTCTGGATGTATGTCTGGGGTAAGGGAGAAGACTTTATCACTGAAGATGGAGATATTGTTGTAAACAGTCCGGGTATAATACAGGCGTTAGAGGAATGGGTTGCCCTGATAAACGAACTCGGTCTGGAGAAGCTTCTCTCTTTCGGCGCCAATTTCGGCTGGGGTGCGGCCGATGCCTTCATTGCGGGCAAGGTTGCAATGGGAATACAGGTTGGTAATTTCATAGCCGATCTGGCAATGTACGCACCGGATCTAGATTATGGAATCGTACAGATACCTTACCCCGTGCAAAATGCTACCTGGTCCAACGGATTCTCCCTTGAACTATCATCGAGATCCAAGAATATCTTCGCTGCCGTCGAATTCGCCCTATATCTCTTGAGCGACGAGGTTCAGCTGAAACTTGCCGAAGGCATCTCTTCTCTCATAGGTAACAGGAGGGCGGCATACCAGTCCGATCTAATCGAGGATCCTCAGTGGAAGATGCAGATCGAGGCTCTGGAGTTCACGAAGTTCAGGCCTTTCATTCTTGAGGCACCGCTGTGGTATGAGACTTTGCAGGTTGCCACTGAAGAAGCCATTTACGGTACAAAAACTCCCGATCGAGCTCTAAATGATGCACAGAAACTAATAGAAGCCGAGATTCAGAAATACAAGATGACTCACTGA
- a CDS encoding sugar ABC transporter permease: MGRKRSKYFRRKNLAGYLFAAPWLIGLSAFVLAPILATLFLSFTSYDMINAPRWIGLTNYKILFTLDPGFWKALGNTFYYMFGSVFLKVFTGLIFALLLSSALKGMRIFRTIYFLPVVLPSIPVMFLWMMMFNPRSGLINQLLGFIGIKGPLWLNSPQWSKPAMILMSLWGIGGIIVIFLAGLQDVPEYLYEAAELDGANKLQMFWRITVPMIMPVIFFNTVTGLIAASQVFAESYIMTAGGPLESTTFVNLKIYLLAFKDVRMGYASAMSWVMFMILVPMTILLFRISRKWMDY, encoded by the coding sequence ATGGGAAGAAAACGAAGCAAGTATTTCAGAAGGAAGAACCTCGCCGGCTACCTCTTCGCGGCACCCTGGCTGATCGGGCTGTCGGCCTTCGTCCTCGCTCCGATACTGGCAACACTCTTTCTCAGTTTCACAAGTTACGACATGATCAATGCCCCGCGCTGGATAGGGCTGACTAACTACAAAATACTCTTCACGCTCGACCCCGGATTCTGGAAAGCGCTGGGAAATACTTTTTACTACATGTTCGGGTCGGTTTTTCTCAAGGTCTTCACCGGCCTTATCTTTGCTCTGCTTCTAAGTAGTGCCCTGAAAGGGATGCGGATTTTCAGAACCATCTATTTCCTCCCTGTTGTCCTTCCCTCGATTCCGGTGATGTTCTTATGGATGATGATGTTCAATCCCAGGAGCGGTCTAATAAACCAGTTGCTTGGATTCATAGGTATTAAAGGTCCCCTCTGGCTGAACTCGCCTCAGTGGTCTAAACCGGCTATGATCCTTATGAGCCTTTGGGGGATAGGCGGTATTATCGTCATCTTTCTGGCTGGTCTTCAGGACGTTCCCGAGTATCTCTACGAAGCCGCAGAACTTGACGGGGCTAACAAGCTTCAGATGTTCTGGCGTATCACTGTCCCCATGATCATGCCAGTCATCTTCTTCAATACCGTCACTGGTCTCATAGCCGCTTCCCAGGTCTTTGCAGAGTCCTACATAATGACTGCAGGTGGCCCATTGGAATCGACTACCTTCGTGAACCTTAAGATATACCTGCTAGCCTTCAAAGACGTTAGGATGGGATATGCTTCGGCAATGTCATGGGTGATGTTCATGATACTGGTCCCGATGACGATCCTTCTTTTCAGAATCTCCAGAAAATGGATGGACTACTGA